The nucleotide window ACCAAGATATCCAGCAGCGCATTGTTTTTCACGGTGCAGGCGGGCATATTGATGCTCACCACATAGCCTTTCAGGTTGTACTCGCCATGCATTACCTCGCCCTTGGGGCGGATTTCATATTGAGCATCCGTCAGTGGCGATTTGACCTTTACATACGAAGTATGACGACGAAGTATCTCGCCGTTTTGGTTGGTCGTCTGCTTGACCTCGATTGGCCAGGAATTTGGATGCTGGCTTGTGTCGATATGGGACACGGAGAAAATAAGTTGAATTGAATCGCACATATTAAATATCTTCAGTCAAAATCTTGGTTGGTGTTGGCATAAGTTGATGATTGGCTATGTGTTATGAGCAATTGACTACTACTTGCATTACTACATAGCACAGGTACGTCAACCACATTCCTCATACCTCCGATTGTGTTGAACCACGCCCGCAATGCGGCCACACTGGCTGAGGCGCACGTAAACCGTGCTTTCCACTGCGCTCGACCAAAATTTCATAACACACCAAATTACGGTGCATTTTTTTGGTTGACAAATGCCAGCGTGCAAGCGGCTTTGGTTCACCGAATGGGGATTAAGAGGCTTGGGAGCCCCCATCCTTATTGAGCAACTTGCGCAAATCACCCACGTTCCAAAGAGCCATGCGACCGCCGAACTTCAACGGCGCGGGCCAACAGCCTTCCTTCACGCGGCGCCACACCGTGGCACGTGAACAACCGAGCAAAGCCATGACCACCGGCAGGCGGACATGCGCGGAGTTAGGCAAGTGATCGAAATCGCTCAGAGGCTTGGGCACCGCTGGTGCACTAGGGACACGAGGGGTGTTTACAGCGTTGGATGAATTGGTGGCTGCCAACGGGAAGGCGGCTGCGGCTGTGTTGTGGTTGTTGAACATGCGAACTCCTACAGCCATCGGGGCCACGAAATGTGGTTTCAACCGAGGCCACCAGTCGTTCACAGCAAAAAAAATCGCATTTAGCTTCTGCTCTGCAGAACGTAGCAAACACCCCTGAATTCGCTCTGTATCGTGCTAGTTGAGGTGGTTTTGTGGAGGATTCTGGAGGTCATGCTCGAGTTGGTTGATATGGAGGAATATGGAGGTAAGATGCGAGCGCTGACACACGCTCGGCGGTTGACTTCCATCCCCCTTGGGAGTGCTGTTTGATGGAGACAAGATGCCGACGCGAAAGGGACGAGATGCGCGATGAGGAAAGAGTTCAGCGGTCGCCCGTACTGGTTGACTGGGACGCCGCTGCTTGGTCATTGACAGAGGTCTTCAATGCCTTCCTGCTGCCGCAATGGGAGGCGATGGAGGGGCGGATTCACGACATCATTCGTGCGCTCAACCGAGATGCGCCATCCGCCAGCGAAGGCGCATTTCTCTCCGGGACGCATCAGGCACTGCGCGAACTGATCAAGCGCGACAACGTAACGATTGAAGTCGCAACGAAGCTGCATCCAGCCGTATGGCTTCGTCTGCTGCATTTTGTCGGTGAGCGGGCCGGGGTGCGCTTCACGTTACTGGCGGAAAGCTATTGCCAATGGCGTACATCGCACGGCCATGCAACGCTTTT belongs to Acidovorax sp. YS12 and includes:
- a CDS encoding AlpA family phage regulatory protein, whose protein sequence is MFNNHNTAAAAFPLAATNSSNAVNTPRVPSAPAVPKPLSDFDHLPNSAHVRLPVVMALLGCSRATVWRRVKEGCWPAPLKFGGRMALWNVGDLRKLLNKDGGSQAS